AAAGGCTCACGTAAATCAACACCTTTTGCTGCTCAGGTAGCTGCGGAAGTTGCTGGCAAGGTAGCAATTGAATGTGGTATCAAGAACTTGGAAGTTCAGATCAAGGGCCCAGGCCCAGGTCGTGAATCAGCAGTTCGTGCATTGAACTCATTGGGTATCAAGATCACTGAGATTCAAGACGTAACTCCAGTTCCTCACAATGGTTGCCGCCCTCCTAAGCGTCGTCGTATTTAAGCTAGGAAGTTGGCAGTACAAGTTTTAGTAGTTTTTTATTAAAGCCCACTGTTCGCCTGATTTAAAGGGCGAACTCACCGCCGGTCGCAAGACTGCGGCAAAGAAAGGAAAACATCGTGGCACGTTACTTAGGCCCTAAGGCCAAATTAGCACGTCGGGAAGGTACCGACTTATTTTTAAAGAGCGCACGTCGCGCCCTGTCAGACAA
This DNA window, taken from Polynucleobacter sp. MWH-UH25E, encodes the following:
- the rpsK gene encoding 30S ribosomal protein S11, whose translation is MAQQKSASAAAQRARKKVKKNVADGIAHVHASFNNTIITITDRQGNALSWATSGGQGFKGSRKSTPFAAQVAAEVAGKVAIECGIKNLEVQIKGPGPGRESAVRALNSLGIKITEIQDVTPVPHNGCRPPKRRRI